In Pedosphaera parvula Ellin514, the DNA window GGCTTTGCCAACAATGGCCTGGATTCAACCTTCCAGGACTTGGCCGTTACGAAGTGACTCATAATGAAGCCGATAAAGCCAGGTTCGCTGTTCCCTCTCTCCGCAACGTCGAACTCACCGGGCCATACATGCACGACGGTCGCTTCAAAACTCTGGAAGAAGTGATCGAACACTACAGCACGGGAA includes these proteins:
- a CDS encoding cytochrome-c peroxidase, translating into LCQQWPGFNLPGLGRYEVTHNEADKARFAVPSLRNVELTGPYMHDGRFKTLEEVIEHYSTGMQRSVTLDPNLAKHPDGGVPLSPADKKALVAFLKTLTEESLRSPTLVQVSVK